A DNA window from Rhizobium jaguaris contains the following coding sequences:
- a CDS encoding SDR family NAD(P)-dependent oxidoreductase produces the protein MGKLEGKVAVITGGSSGMALASAKRFVEEGAYVFITGRRQEALDEAVKLIGRNVTGVRGDAANLDDLDRLFDAVKQEKGKIDVLYASAGMGEAVPLGEITEQHFDAAFNLNTRGTLFTVQKALPLFNDGGSIFMTGSVASVKGFPGYGVYSASKAALRSFARTWLNELKGRNIRVNVLSPGPIATPMQDQVLTEEAKRMFESLIPRGKMGRPEEIAAAAVFLASDDSSFVNGVELSVDGGFSAI, from the coding sequence ATGGGAAAGCTTGAAGGTAAGGTTGCGGTCATCACGGGTGGATCGAGCGGAATGGCGCTGGCGAGCGCCAAGCGGTTCGTTGAAGAAGGCGCCTATGTTTTCATCACGGGCCGGAGACAGGAGGCGCTGGACGAGGCCGTCAAGCTGATTGGCCGGAACGTGACCGGCGTGCGCGGCGACGCGGCCAATCTCGACGACCTCGACCGCCTGTTCGACGCAGTCAAGCAGGAAAAGGGCAAGATCGACGTCCTGTACGCGAGCGCCGGCATGGGCGAAGCCGTCCCACTAGGCGAGATTACCGAGCAGCACTTCGATGCGGCCTTCAACCTGAATACGCGCGGCACGCTGTTTACGGTTCAGAAGGCGTTGCCGCTGTTCAACGATGGCGGATCGATCTTCATGACTGGGTCCGTTGCTTCGGTGAAAGGTTTTCCCGGTTACGGCGTCTATTCGGCGAGCAAGGCGGCGTTGCGGTCATTCGCACGCACTTGGCTCAACGAACTGAAGGGCAGGAATATCCGGGTGAACGTGCTGAGCCCGGGGCCGATCGCCACACCGATGCAGGACCAAGTTCTCACCGAGGAGGCGAAGCGGATGTTTGAATCCCTGATCCCGCGGGGAAAGATGGGTCGTCCTGAGGAAATTGCGGCGGCCGCGGTATTTCTTGCTTCTGACGATTCCAGCTTCGTGAATGGGGTTGAGTTGTCAGTCGATGGCGGCTTCTCGGCCATCTGA
- a CDS encoding NADPH-dependent F420 reductase translates to MSYAIVGFGAVGQALAWAFARRNIKVAVAGRRPPEALAPQARAIGPTVVAKSLRDALEADTIILAVPFGEHRGVAKALPSWKGKTVIDAMNALVPVEELDGLLSSAFVAKAFTGAKFVKGFNHLIAATLAADPIVEGGHRVVFLASDDEDAIAPVATLAKQLGFAPVNLGRLNEGGALVHARGRTWGQLIFQDLVKKEQ, encoded by the coding sequence ATGAGCTATGCGATTGTAGGATTCGGTGCGGTAGGCCAGGCCCTCGCCTGGGCCTTCGCCCGCAGGAACATCAAGGTGGCCGTCGCGGGCCGCCGGCCTCCCGAGGCGTTGGCGCCGCAGGCTCGGGCGATTGGACCCACGGTCGTCGCCAAGTCGCTGCGGGATGCACTCGAGGCCGATACAATCATCTTGGCGGTCCCGTTCGGGGAGCATCGCGGGGTTGCGAAGGCCCTGCCGAGCTGGAAAGGCAAGACGGTCATCGACGCGATGAACGCGTTGGTTCCCGTTGAGGAGCTGGACGGTCTCCTGTCCTCCGCCTTCGTCGCGAAGGCGTTCACCGGCGCCAAGTTCGTGAAAGGTTTCAATCACCTGATTGCGGCCACCTTGGCCGCCGATCCGATCGTCGAAGGCGGCCACCGGGTCGTCTTTCTGGCGAGCGACGACGAGGACGCGATCGCTCCTGTGGCGACCTTGGCCAAACAACTCGGATTCGCACCCGTCAATCTGGGAAGGCTCAACGAGGGTGGCGCGCTGGTGCACGCACGCGGCCGCACTTGGGGCCAGCTCATCTTCCAGGATTTGGTCAAGAAAGAGCAGTAA
- a CDS encoding DUF1801 domain-containing protein, translating into MTVKKDTRTPRAKSAELLVAMTGKASPAKAAEGDKPVFAYIESLPEPQKSIAKYVDALAAKALPDLKRAVKWGMAYYGVPDGWCFTSGAFVGHLKLMFIRGNELQPEPPVTPIGMGKATRGVELTAMDELDEDQVLSWMAQAAEKPFVGAAEKRKK; encoded by the coding sequence ATGACAGTCAAAAAGGACACGAGAACGCCGCGGGCAAAAAGTGCCGAGCTTCTGGTAGCGATGACCGGCAAGGCGAGTCCCGCGAAAGCGGCCGAAGGCGACAAGCCGGTATTTGCCTATATCGAGAGCCTTCCCGAACCGCAGAAGAGCATCGCCAAATATGTCGATGCCTTGGCCGCCAAGGCACTGCCGGACCTCAAACGCGCGGTGAAATGGGGAATGGCTTACTATGGCGTTCCCGATGGGTGGTGCTTCACTTCCGGCGCCTTCGTCGGTCACCTGAAGCTGATGTTCATCCGAGGTAACGAACTGCAACCAGAACCCCCGGTGACACCGATCGGAATGGGCAAGGCCACCCGCGGCGTCGAGCTGACCGCCATGGACGAGCTCGACGAAGACCAGGTGCTTTCGTGGATGGCTCAGGCCGCCGAGAAACCGTTCGTCGGGGCGGCGGAGAAGAGGAAGAAATAG
- a CDS encoding class I SAM-dependent methyltransferase, which translates to MLGFSRHGVMEPPSRKSTVAFVLLAKLFLIVGVLILVQLGAGYQGVGIGVAVFHGIVLVAIVAFLFKDQARHRSLVRGGMQRVGDQAGGIVLHGAAGYDLLARVLTFGRESRFRGLMLRLAALDPGETVLDVACGTGTLAIAAKRRVGAKGSVTGIDASAEMIERAQRKADRAGLEVTFVNGTAQQLPFGDGQFDIVMGTLMLHHLPKPVRAAFACEARRVLKPGGRLLLIDFGKPLQSRWPQAHRHGHVDMQAVGKVLTESGFEISDTGAVGTKNLNFIRAKPERAQPLVLSDEKDGCA; encoded by the coding sequence ATGCTCGGATTTAGTCGTCACGGCGTCATGGAGCCGCCATCCCGCAAAAGCACCGTTGCATTCGTGCTGCTCGCCAAGTTGTTCCTGATTGTCGGTGTCCTAATCCTGGTGCAACTCGGCGCTGGCTATCAAGGGGTTGGAATCGGGGTGGCCGTGTTCCACGGGATCGTTCTGGTGGCGATCGTGGCGTTCCTTTTCAAAGACCAGGCTCGTCACAGAAGCCTTGTTCGCGGCGGCATGCAGCGCGTGGGCGATCAGGCCGGCGGCATCGTTCTGCATGGGGCGGCGGGCTACGATTTGCTCGCCCGCGTTCTGACCTTCGGCCGCGAGAGCCGGTTCCGCGGGCTCATGCTTCGTCTCGCAGCGCTCGATCCGGGAGAGACTGTGCTCGATGTTGCTTGCGGGACCGGGACGCTTGCCATTGCCGCGAAGCGCCGGGTTGGCGCGAAGGGAAGTGTCACGGGCATCGACGCATCGGCCGAGATGATCGAGCGGGCACAGCGCAAGGCCGACAGGGCGGGCCTCGAGGTCACTTTCGTCAACGGAACCGCTCAGCAGCTTCCGTTCGGCGACGGGCAATTCGACATCGTGATGGGCACACTCATGTTGCACCACCTGCCCAAGCCCGTACGAGCCGCCTTCGCCTGCGAGGCGCGACGGGTGCTGAAACCCGGCGGCCGGCTCTTGCTGATCGACTTCGGAAAGCCGCTGCAATCCCGCTGGCCGCAGGCCCATCGGCACGGACATGTCGATATGCAAGCAGTTGGCAAGGTGTTGACGGAGAGCGGTTTCGAGATCAGCGACACCGGCGCGGTCGGAACAAAGAACCTGAACTTCATCCGTGCCAAACCGGAAAGGGCGCAGCCGCTGGTCTTGTCGGATGAAAAAGATGGTTGCGCGTGA
- a CDS encoding TetR/AcrR family transcriptional regulator, with translation MSTIDRRVMRTRALLQNALIALIPERGYAAITVEDICEKANIGRSTFYTHYAGKDELRSATIDAHLRFPRDRSPSVHADKSHFFAFSLPMFEHAIAFRSLHHVLLASGDDTIHDELRERIRRAVRSELIAKRIGETEVPVEFAVQFISGAFLAVLAWWVAAETDLSPVEVNALFQKTAANGLRDMTAK, from the coding sequence ATGAGCACGATAGACCGTCGCGTGATGCGGACGCGGGCGCTCTTGCAGAATGCGCTGATCGCGCTGATCCCGGAGCGCGGATATGCGGCGATCACGGTCGAGGATATCTGCGAGAAGGCAAATATCGGCAGATCGACCTTCTACACCCACTATGCCGGCAAGGATGAATTGCGGAGCGCCACCATTGACGCGCACCTGCGCTTTCCTCGCGATCGAAGCCCGTCAGTACATGCGGACAAGAGCCACTTCTTCGCGTTCAGTCTGCCGATGTTCGAGCATGCGATCGCTTTCCGGTCTCTTCATCATGTCCTGCTTGCGAGTGGTGACGACACGATTCACGACGAGCTGCGCGAGCGAATCCGGCGAGCCGTTCGGAGCGAACTCATCGCCAAACGGATCGGCGAAACCGAGGTGCCTGTCGAATTCGCCGTCCAATTCATTTCCGGCGCATTTCTCGCCGTGCTGGCCTGGTGGGTGGCAGCGGAGACAGACCTCTCACCGGTAGAGGTGAATGCCCTGTTCCAGAAGACGGCGGCCAATGGCCTCCGCGACATGACCGCGAAATAG
- a CDS encoding alpha/beta hydrolase, which translates to MNSKQSLANKIHYETLAEAWRSGRESPQDASEWSVLTTEPGGVDYVETNLGDKTALWVQPKLAAKDRVMLYLHGGGYVGGSIWTHRKMVGHLAKAIGCYALLATYDYAVQSKFPRQIEQVVNAFEWLVEQGIATDHTIGAGDSAGAGLIVAAAIKLRDAGRPLPAALLSISGWHDLSASGASYETNRAKDAFFQKASVDMLASLVLGEADARNPFASPIFADLTGLPPINLQVGGDETLLDDSRVLADRAKAAGVEVRLDVFPGMLHSFQMMAGRAPEADEAIERFAQWVRPKLGLTGTASTRGESQVVA; encoded by the coding sequence ATGAATAGTAAGCAGAGCTTGGCAAACAAGATACACTACGAAACGCTCGCGGAGGCTTGGCGCAGCGGTCGGGAATCACCGCAGGACGCCTCCGAGTGGTCTGTTTTGACGACAGAACCGGGCGGCGTCGATTACGTCGAGACGAACCTCGGCGACAAGACCGCGCTGTGGGTTCAGCCAAAACTGGCGGCCAAAGATCGGGTCATGCTTTACCTGCACGGCGGTGGCTATGTTGGCGGATCGATCTGGACCCATCGCAAGATGGTCGGACACCTTGCCAAGGCGATTGGCTGTTACGCTCTGCTCGCCACTTACGACTACGCGGTTCAGAGCAAGTTCCCTCGCCAGATCGAGCAGGTCGTGAACGCGTTCGAGTGGCTGGTTGAGCAGGGCATCGCGACGGATCATACAATTGGCGCAGGCGATTCTGCTGGCGCGGGCCTGATTGTTGCGGCGGCGATCAAACTCCGCGATGCGGGACGTCCGCTGCCAGCTGCGCTCCTCAGTATTTCCGGCTGGCATGATCTGTCGGCGAGTGGGGCCTCCTACGAAACTAACCGCGCGAAGGATGCCTTCTTCCAGAAGGCGTCGGTAGATATGCTGGCATCGCTGGTTCTCGGAGAGGCCGATGCCCGAAATCCATTCGCGAGCCCGATCTTCGCCGATCTCACGGGCCTGCCGCCGATCAATCTGCAAGTGGGCGGAGACGAAACGCTGCTCGACGACAGCCGGGTGCTCGCCGACCGCGCGAAGGCCGCCGGCGTCGAGGTGCGCCTAGACGTGTTTCCGGGGATGCTGCATTCGTTCCAGATGATGGCTGGTCGTGCGCCTGAAGCCGATGAGGCGATCGAGCGGTTTGCACAGTGGGTCCGGCCGAAGCTCGGCCTGACCGGAACCGCGTCAACCCGCGGTGAAAGTCAGGTAGTCGCATGA
- a CDS encoding RNA polymerase sigma factor, protein MTERPTGLFDARYRAFLQTVSDVRAQLHRYCARMTGSRLDGEDLMQEVLFEAYTKIETLDDARRLKPWLFRIAHNRCIDFLRRREAREHAESAYSDDIGVVTAEPATTDARRAIERLVGSLPPKERACVLLKDVFDYSLEETAELVDSTVGGVKSALSRGRAKLADLPAGPIGEPSRPPLDPDTARLLQRYVDLFNRHDWDGVRGLTSADARLRVADCFDGLLRSSPYFFEYERNPETWTMEFGTIDGEPVLLVLFQRGVKWQVAWPVRVHVADGVIDRIEDYYACPWVIGDSSESDLKLMTESVVLGGG, encoded by the coding sequence ATGACTGAGCGACCGACCGGCCTATTCGACGCGCGGTATCGAGCCTTCCTCCAGACGGTGTCAGACGTCCGAGCCCAACTGCATCGCTACTGCGCCCGCATGACCGGCTCACGGCTCGACGGTGAGGATCTCATGCAGGAGGTGCTATTCGAGGCCTACACGAAGATCGAGACCCTCGATGACGCCCGCAGGCTGAAACCCTGGCTATTTCGCATCGCTCACAATCGCTGCATAGATTTTCTGAGGCGCCGCGAAGCGCGCGAGCACGCGGAGAGCGCCTATTCGGACGACATCGGCGTCGTCACTGCGGAGCCGGCGACGACCGATGCACGTCGCGCCATCGAACGGCTGGTTGGCAGCCTGCCGCCCAAGGAGCGCGCCTGCGTCCTCCTAAAGGATGTATTCGACTATTCTCTGGAAGAGACCGCAGAACTCGTGGACTCGACGGTTGGCGGCGTTAAATCCGCGCTCTCCCGTGGACGGGCGAAGCTCGCCGACTTGCCCGCTGGACCTATCGGCGAACCGAGCCGTCCTCCGCTTGATCCCGACACCGCGCGACTCTTGCAGCGCTATGTTGACCTCTTCAACCGCCATGACTGGGATGGCGTGCGGGGCCTTACCAGCGCCGATGCTCGGTTGCGGGTCGCCGACTGCTTTGACGGCCTGCTCAGAAGCTCTCCCTATTTCTTCGAATACGAGCGAAATCCAGAAACGTGGACCATGGAGTTCGGGACGATCGACGGGGAGCCTGTCCTGCTCGTGCTCTTCCAGCGAGGCGTCAAGTGGCAGGTCGCGTGGCCGGTTCGTGTCCATGTTGCCGACGGTGTTATCGACCGCATCGAAGACTATTATGCCTGCCCGTGGGTCATTGGAGACAGCTCGGAGTCCGACTTAAAACTCATGACCGAGTCGGTCGTCTTGGGAGGAGGATGA
- a CDS encoding CHAD domain-containing protein, with product MTESARRKVVVVAIVASKSLTKHGHALAEVDDEHRHQVRKDAKKLRYAVEFFASLFDDKRGVRRHTRFISSMEELQDSPLFFLGYSPPEPSTVSHTPHSHSIVPGGFDVTS from the coding sequence ATGACGGAGTCGGCACGGAGGAAAGTCGTGGTGGTAGCGATAGTGGCCTCGAAGTCCTTGACGAAGCATGGTCACGCCCTGGCGGAGGTCGACGATGAGCACCGCCATCAAGTTCGCAAGGACGCCAAGAAACTTCGTTACGCCGTCGAGTTCTTCGCGTCGCTGTTTGACGACAAGCGTGGTGTGCGGAGACATACGCGTTTCATCTCCTCAATGGAGGAGCTTCAGGATAGCCCCCTATTTTTTCTAGGCTATTCTCCTCCAGAGCCCTCTACGGTATCCCACACCCCTCACTCCCACTCGATCGTACCAGGCGGCTTCGACGTGACGTCGTAG
- the guaA gene encoding glutamine-hydrolyzing GMP synthase: protein MTQTAHPDTVLIVDFGSQVTQLIARRVREAGVYCEIAPFQSAEAAFKRLQPRAVILSGSPASTVDEGSPRAPQIIFDSGLPVFGICYGQQTMCMQLGGKVESGHHREFGRAFLDVNTDCALFEGLWSSGSRHQVWMSHGDRVTALPEGFEVVATSSNAPFAFIADEKRKYYGVQFHPEVVHTPDGAKLISNFIHNIAGLKGDWSMSAYRAKAVQAIREQVGDKRVICALSGGVDSSVAALLIREAVGDQLTCILVDHGLMRKDEAANVVAMFREHYNLHLLHVDASDRFIGELEGVSDPETKRKIIGRLFIETFEEEAKKLGGADFLGQGTLYPDVIESVSFTGGPSVTIKSHHNVGGLPERMKMQLVEPLRELFKDEVRALGKELGLPDSFIGRHPFPGPGLAIRCPGGITREKLEILREADAIYLDEIRKAGLYDAIWQAFAVLLPVQTVGVMGDGRTYEFVCALRAVTSVDGMTADFYHYDMEFLGRAATRIINEVRGINRVVYDVTSKPPGTIEWE from the coding sequence ATGACCCAGACAGCACATCCCGATACCGTTCTCATCGTCGATTTTGGCAGCCAAGTGACGCAGCTCATCGCACGGCGCGTGCGCGAAGCGGGCGTCTACTGCGAGATCGCCCCCTTCCAATCCGCCGAAGCCGCTTTCAAGCGGCTGCAGCCGAGGGCGGTGATCCTGTCCGGCAGCCCGGCCTCGACCGTGGATGAAGGCTCGCCCAGAGCGCCGCAGATCATCTTCGACAGCGGCCTGCCGGTCTTCGGCATCTGCTACGGCCAGCAGACCATGTGCATGCAGCTCGGCGGCAAGGTGGAGAGCGGCCATCACCGCGAATTCGGCCGCGCCTTTCTCGACGTCAACACCGATTGCGCCTTGTTCGAAGGTCTCTGGTCTTCCGGCTCCCGCCATCAGGTTTGGATGAGCCATGGCGATCGGGTCACGGCGCTGCCGGAAGGCTTCGAGGTCGTCGCCACCTCTTCGAATGCGCCCTTTGCCTTCATTGCCGACGAGAAGCGCAAATATTACGGCGTGCAGTTCCATCCGGAAGTCGTGCATACGCCCGACGGCGCCAAGCTGATCAGCAACTTCATCCACAATATTGCGGGCCTCAAGGGCGACTGGTCGATGTCGGCCTATCGCGCCAAGGCGGTGCAGGCGATCCGCGAACAGGTCGGCGACAAGCGTGTTATCTGCGCACTGTCGGGCGGCGTCGATTCCTCCGTCGCGGCACTCCTGATCCGCGAGGCGGTCGGCGACCAGCTCACCTGCATCCTTGTCGACCACGGCCTGATGCGCAAGGACGAGGCCGCAAACGTCGTCGCGATGTTCCGCGAGCACTACAATTTGCACCTCTTGCACGTCGATGCCTCCGACCGTTTCATCGGCGAGCTGGAGGGCGTGAGCGACCCGGAGACCAAGCGTAAGATCATCGGCCGCCTCTTCATCGAGACCTTCGAAGAGGAAGCCAAGAAGCTTGGCGGCGCCGATTTCCTCGGCCAGGGCACGCTGTATCCCGATGTCATCGAGAGCGTTTCCTTCACCGGCGGCCCTTCGGTCACCATCAAGTCGCACCACAATGTCGGCGGCCTGCCGGAGCGCATGAAGATGCAGCTCGTGGAGCCGCTGCGCGAGCTCTTCAAGGACGAAGTGCGCGCGCTCGGCAAGGAGCTCGGCCTGCCCGACAGCTTCATCGGCCGCCACCCCTTCCCCGGCCCTGGCCTTGCAATCCGCTGCCCCGGCGGCATCACCCGCGAGAAGCTGGAGATCCTGCGCGAGGCTGATGCCATCTATCTCGACGAAATCCGCAAGGCCGGCCTCTACGACGCCATCTGGCAGGCTTTCGCCGTGCTGCTGCCGGTCCAGACCGTCGGCGTCATGGGCGACGGCCGCACCTACGAATTCGTCTGCGCACTGCGCGCCGTCACCTCCGTCGACGGCATGACCGCCGATTTCTACCACTACGACATGGAATTCCTCGGCCGCGCCGCGACCAGGATCATCAACGAAGTCCGCGGCATCAACCGCGTGGTCTACGACGTCACGTCGAAGCCGCCTGGTACGATCGAGTGGGAGTGA
- a CDS encoding 5'-methylthioadenosine/S-adenosylhomocysteine nucleosidase (Enables the cleavage of the glycosidic bond in both 5'-methylthioadenosine and S-adenosylhomocysteine), which yields MKFELKRVSGKSILFAMAAEAEYGPFLRSRIDPLMTGVGPVEAAIAMTRALGQLEAQNDLPDMVVSLGSAGSSKLEQTEVYQVTSVSYRDMDASPLGFEKGRTPFLDLPATIELPLRIPGIEEASLSTGGNVISGPDAYGRIAAEMVDMETFSVLRVCQIYDRPLIGLRGISDGAVELQHISGWTEYLHVIDRKLSYAVDGLFTALEDGVFWF from the coding sequence ATGAAATTCGAACTGAAACGTGTGTCGGGAAAATCGATCCTGTTCGCCATGGCGGCGGAGGCGGAATACGGGCCCTTCTTGCGCTCCCGCATCGATCCGCTGATGACCGGCGTCGGCCCGGTCGAGGCGGCCATCGCCATGACGCGAGCGCTCGGTCAGCTCGAAGCGCAGAACGATCTGCCCGATATGGTGGTTTCGCTGGGGTCGGCCGGATCCTCCAAGCTGGAACAGACGGAGGTCTATCAGGTCACCTCGGTTTCCTATCGCGACATGGACGCCTCGCCGCTCGGCTTCGAAAAGGGCCGCACGCCCTTCCTCGACCTGCCCGCCACGATCGAACTGCCGCTGCGCATCCCCGGCATCGAGGAAGCCAGCCTTTCGACCGGCGGCAATGTCATCTCCGGCCCGGATGCCTATGGCCGGATCGCCGCCGAGATGGTGGACATGGAAACATTTTCCGTGCTGCGCGTCTGCCAGATCTACGACAGACCGCTGATTGGCTTACGCGGCATTTCGGACGGCGCAGTCGAGCTGCAGCATATTTCCGGATGGACGGAGTATCTGCACGTCATCGACCGCAAGCTCTCCTATGCCGTCGACGGGCTGTTTACGGCGCTGGAAGACGGCGTATTCTGGTTCTAA
- a CDS encoding PaaI family thioesterase: protein MTVENSGDFRARIRTSFGRQAAMATIGAELTRVEHGMVEIEMPFDVKLTQQHGILHAGIIAAALDSACGFAAYSVIDPSASILTIEFKVNLMSPGRGERFLFRGEITKPGTTIIVADGRAYAISDGPAKLIASMTGTMMVIRGREGITG from the coding sequence ATGACAGTGGAAAACAGCGGCGACTTTCGGGCGCGTATTCGAACGAGTTTCGGGCGTCAGGCGGCGATGGCGACGATCGGCGCGGAGCTCACGCGCGTTGAGCATGGCATGGTCGAGATCGAGATGCCGTTCGACGTGAAGCTGACGCAGCAGCATGGTATCCTGCATGCCGGTATCATCGCGGCGGCGCTGGATTCGGCCTGCGGTTTTGCCGCCTATAGCGTCATCGATCCTTCGGCTTCGATCCTCACCATCGAATTCAAGGTCAATCTGATGTCGCCAGGACGGGGGGAGCGCTTTCTCTTTCGCGGTGAAATCACCAAACCCGGCACCACCATCATCGTCGCCGATGGACGGGCCTATGCCATCAGCGACGGACCTGCCAAGCTGATTGCCTCCATGACTGGGACGATGATGGTCATCAGAGGCCGAGAGGGAATTACCGGATGA
- a CDS encoding nuclear transport factor 2 family protein: MTSQHSDPTHPVRMQLDAYNARDIDTFMQWWSDDCEYYQFPSTLLAKGVSEIRERHITRFREPDLFGELISRMAVGNMVVDQEVVTRNFPEGRGEVDVICIYEIENGKIAKAWFKMGLPRLNSPAEK; encoded by the coding sequence ATGACGTCACAGCACTCCGACCCAACCCATCCCGTGCGCATGCAACTGGACGCCTATAACGCGCGGGATATCGATACCTTCATGCAATGGTGGTCGGATGATTGCGAGTATTATCAATTCCCCTCCACCTTGCTCGCAAAGGGTGTTTCGGAAATCCGGGAGCGCCATATCACACGCTTCCGCGAACCGGATCTCTTCGGTGAGCTGATCTCGAGAATGGCGGTTGGAAACATGGTCGTCGATCAGGAAGTGGTGACTCGCAACTTTCCCGAGGGGCGCGGTGAAGTGGATGTGATCTGCATCTATGAGATCGAGAATGGCAAGATTGCCAAAGCCTGGTTCAAGATGGGGTTACCGCGGCTGAATTCGCCTGCGGAAAAATAG
- a CDS encoding DUF2252 family protein, whose product MTAIVQSTKAYEIWMRAQLGADIVESDLDKKYKKMKSGGFVFLRATYWRWAETIFDICPDLASAPQVLAIGDTHLENFGTWRDEEGRLIWGANDFDDAAVMPYALDLVRLATSAILARGAAALPPRAIAEAILTGYRRGLKAPAPVILERDYKWLRNDVLLSNGERKAFWDKYRDLPLPAKSVPTHYLDALRRSLPDQGLDFVAKPRTAGTGSLGRPRFVTDVEWRGGPVIREVKALLRSAWSLRHNPSDTTIHTVVIASGRARSPDPHYQLTGNLLVRRLSPNSRKIEVEGDAQILLSPAMLDLMGFEIANCHADDALRIPEILADLGKREVDWLRNSAKAAAAAITTEQAEFARKG is encoded by the coding sequence ATGACGGCGATTGTGCAATCGACCAAGGCCTATGAAATCTGGATGCGGGCGCAACTCGGCGCCGATATTGTGGAGAGCGATCTCGACAAGAAGTACAAGAAGATGAAGAGCGGCGGCTTCGTCTTCCTGCGGGCCACCTATTGGCGCTGGGCCGAGACGATTTTCGACATCTGCCCCGATCTTGCGAGTGCTCCGCAAGTGCTGGCGATCGGCGACACGCATCTGGAGAATTTCGGAACCTGGCGCGACGAGGAGGGGCGGTTGATCTGGGGCGCCAACGATTTCGACGATGCGGCCGTCATGCCTTATGCGCTTGACCTTGTGCGCTTGGCGACGAGTGCGATACTGGCGCGAGGCGCCGCCGCCCTGCCGCCGCGCGCCATCGCCGAGGCGATCCTCACCGGCTATCGCCGCGGGTTGAAAGCGCCCGCGCCGGTCATTCTGGAGCGTGATTACAAATGGCTGCGCAACGACGTGCTCCTCTCGAATGGCGAACGCAAAGCCTTCTGGGACAAGTACCGCGATCTGCCGCTCCCCGCCAAATCTGTGCCCACACACTATCTTGACGCATTGCGGCGGTCGCTGCCGGATCAGGGGCTTGACTTCGTCGCCAAGCCGCGAACGGCCGGCACCGGCAGTTTGGGCCGGCCGCGCTTCGTCACCGACGTCGAGTGGCGTGGCGGGCCGGTCATCCGCGAGGTCAAGGCGCTCCTCCGGTCCGCATGGTCACTGAGGCACAATCCGTCCGATACGACGATCCACACGGTCGTCATTGCCTCAGGCCGTGCCCGCTCTCCCGATCCGCATTACCAGTTGACCGGCAACCTGTTGGTTCGCCGTCTGTCGCCGAACAGCCGCAAGATCGAAGTCGAGGGCGATGCGCAAATCCTGCTGTCGCCGGCGATGCTCGATCTGATGGGCTTCGAGATCGCCAATTGCCACGCCGACGACGCGTTGCGCATTCCTGAAATTCTGGCGGACCTCGGCAAGCGGGAGGTCGACTGGCTGAGGAACTCCGCCAAGGCGGCAGCGGCTGCGATCACCACGGAACAAGCAGAATTTGCCAGGAAGGGCTAG
- a CDS encoding alpha/beta hydrolase, whose amino-acid sequence MMMTRRNFSTALIAGAAASLISTRSMAASEPASGAAASAPLKARNVVLAHGLFADGSCWTEVIARLQAKGLKCTAVQNPLTTLPEAVASAQRVLDRQDGPTVLVGHSFSGMIVTEAGVHPKVSSLVYVAARAPDAGEDYTALAQTYPTPPASAGIVFDGDEGRLTEEAFLRDFAGDLPKAKAEVLYAVQEPFQKALLSGKTTQAAWRSKPSWYAVSTEDRTINPDLERFMAKRMGAKTIEVKASHLSLISHPDTIARLILEAAGH is encoded by the coding sequence ATGATGATGACCAGACGGAATTTCTCGACCGCGCTTATTGCCGGCGCCGCCGCCTCCCTGATTTCCACGCGCAGCATGGCCGCCAGCGAGCCGGCCTCCGGCGCGGCTGCCTCGGCGCCATTAAAAGCTCGCAACGTCGTCCTTGCACATGGGCTCTTCGCAGACGGCTCCTGCTGGACGGAGGTGATCGCACGGCTGCAGGCCAAGGGGCTGAAGTGCACGGCCGTGCAGAATCCGTTGACAACGCTTCCCGAAGCGGTCGCGTCGGCGCAGCGCGTTCTCGATCGCCAGGACGGCCCGACAGTCCTCGTCGGCCATTCCTTCTCCGGCATGATCGTGACGGAAGCCGGTGTGCATCCGAAGGTTTCTTCGCTGGTCTATGTCGCAGCCCGCGCACCGGATGCCGGCGAAGATTATACGGCGCTCGCTCAGACATATCCGACGCCTCCAGCATCGGCAGGCATCGTCTTCGACGGCGATGAAGGGCGCTTGACTGAAGAAGCTTTCCTACGGGATTTCGCCGGCGACCTGCCAAAGGCCAAGGCAGAGGTGCTTTATGCCGTGCAGGAACCCTTTCAAAAGGCATTGCTGAGCGGCAAGACCACCCAGGCCGCCTGGCGCAGCAAGCCGAGCTGGTATGCGGTCTCCACCGAAGACAGGACGATCAATCCGGACCTGGAACGCTTCATGGCCAAGCGCATGGGCGCCAAGACCATCGAGGTGAAGGCCAGCCATCTCTCATTGATCTCGCATCCCGATACGATCGCCCGTCTGATCCTGGAAGCCGCAGGGCATTGA